A segment of the Cohnella algarum genome:
TCGAAGCTCTTTGAGCAGCCGTTTTACTTCTTGTGCTTTATCTTTTGTGCAAATCAGCGTGACATCCTCGGTGTCTACTACGATCAAATCCTGAATCCCTAACGTCGCGATTAATTTGCCGTTGTTGCTTTCAATGATGCAATGCTTTGTATCCATATTGAGCGTATTGCCTATAATTACATTGCCATTTTCATCACGGTCATTGATTCGGTCTAACGCTGTCCAGCTTCCGACGTCGTCCCAACCAAGTTTGCACGGAACTACATAAATATTGTCCGCTTTTTCCATGATACCGTAGTCGATAGATTCGTCCGGCATCTTGGCGAACTCCGACTTAATGACTTGTTTCTGAAACGGACTGCCGAGCGCACTTCGAATGGAATTCAACAGAATGTCTACTTCAGGCATATATTCTTTGATTTTCTTAAGTACTGTCGTCGTCTTCCAAACAAAAATACCGCTATTCCAGTAAAAGTTTCCGGCTTTCAAATAGTTTTCGGCGGTATTTAAGTCCGGCTTTTCGACAAACCGACTTACCCGGTGAACATCTAAACCGTTAACTTCATTGATTTGTCCAGTGCTTTCGATATATCCGTATCCCGTCTCCGGATAAAGAGGAGTGATGCCAAGCGTAACTATGTTTTCGTCTGTTGCCGCTACTTGCGTTGCCGTTTCAAGAATTCGAATGAACTCTTCTTCATCCTTAATGATATGATCGGATGGCAGAACGACCATTGTACTGTCAGGAAATTTCTGTTCGATCTGGATTGCCGCAAGTCCTACGCAAGGTGCCGTGTTTTTGCCAACCGGTTCAATGATAATATTCTCCTCGGGGAGATGCGGGATCTGAACTCTGATCAACTCCGCGTAGAGTTCATTCGTTACGATAAACACTTGCCGTATATCCATTAATCGTTCCAAACGGGCAACCGCCTGTTGGATCATCGACTTATTGCCGGATATATTTAAAAACTGTTTAGGCAGGTTCGTTCTGCTTTTCGGCCAGAAACGTTCGCCTTTTCCGCCCGCCATGATTAGACTGGTAATCGTCATAACCGGCCTCCTAATTGATCGCTTATCTCTTTTAAACGCTTTTCTACTTTAGTACCTACTGCCTGCGGGGAGAAGTCCGTTTTGATCGAATGCATCCCGTTCATTGAAATTCGATCATAAAAACCAGAATCATTCACCAGTTTCACCATATATTCGCCGGCATGTTCAATATCGGGATCTGCCCAGATTTGCTCCGCCGTATACGGCCCGTAATCTTTGCCGATTTTTTTAAGTCGATATCGGACAGGACACGAATTCTCTTCATTCATAAAATCGGTATTGGCAGACCAGTTCGTCCCGATAGCGGGTTTGCCTAAATACATAGCCTCAGCCAACCCCAAGCCGAAACCTTCGCTCCGATGCAGCGATATGTAACTATCCGCACACTGAATCAAAGCATTCGTATCGTTACGACTGAAAGTTTCTTTTAAGATATAAATATTGACATAGCCAGTTACAAGCGCCAAAAGCTGTTTCATATCCTCTTTATTCGAACCGGCATTATTTACTTTCACAATTAGACCGACAGAAGAATCATCCGGTTGAAATGCTTTCTTAAAAGCTTCAATAGAGGCAATTGGGTTTTTCCGTTCTTGGAAGCTGTTCATATCGTACATGGTAAGAAATAAAAACGATCGCTCCGGAAGTTGAAAATAGGATCGATTCCGAGGATTTTCTATTTTCACTTCAATGCCATGGGGTATGATGGAAACGGGAACATTGCTCTTTGCGGAAACAGACTCGGCCACGAAAGATGTTGGAACCCATACCTCGTTTACAAATTTAAAACCATCCAACCACTCATCCGGAAATTCGGGTAATTCCCAATGCCAGTACCCGATGTTATACCTTTTCTCAAAGAGCGATTGCCCAAAATGCGTATAAACTTCAACCATTTGTTCAGCATTCACGTGAAAGATATTTACATTGTATTGCGGAGCCTCAACTTCCTTGTGCCGCCACGACATATCGGTCATTCTTGCCGTATTCGTACCTTTAAAATTAATAATGTCAAACGGGATTGAGGTTGTGCTTATACACTTTGCCGCAATCCTGCAAGATTCGCCGATTCCCATTTCGGCCCTTGCATAGCCGATTAAGTTAATCCCCGTAATGTTCAAATGTTGTACCGATGTCGAACGTATGTCCAGCTTTTCCAAAGAGAAGGCTCTGTCGATTACTTTCTTCTTCAGTCTCTTTCTCATGGACTGCGGAATGAACGGAATCAACACTTTTTTCATAGAGATTGCTAACTTGTAAATGATCCTAAAAAGAAAAGACTTCATGAACTACGCGCACCGCCGATTCCATTTGCTCCTGCTATTAAACGCTTCAGAGCTCATATTATCGAATATTATACCATGTTTCCTCGCAGTTTTTGACTATTTCTGTAGATTCCTGTAATTGGCGAAACCCCATTCTATTCCACCCGATACCCGCCCCGCACCAGCACCGTCAACCCGTTCTTCTGGTTCGGATCCGGCTCGACGCCGCGGCCGTCGCGTGGGAACAGGATCAGGTGGTTGA
Coding sequences within it:
- a CDS encoding mannose-1-phosphate guanylyltransferase, whose protein sequence is MTITSLIMAGGKGERFWPKSRTNLPKQFLNISGNKSMIQQAVARLERLMDIRQVFIVTNELYAELIRVQIPHLPEENIIIEPVGKNTAPCVGLAAIQIEQKFPDSTMVVLPSDHIIKDEEEFIRILETATQVAATDENIVTLGITPLYPETGYGYIESTGQINEVNGLDVHRVSRFVEKPDLNTAENYLKAGNFYWNSGIFVWKTTTVLKKIKEYMPEVDILLNSIRSALGSPFQKQVIKSEFAKMPDESIDYGIMEKADNIYVVPCKLGWDDVGSWTALDRINDRDENGNVIIGNTLNMDTKHCIIESNNGKLIATLGIQDLIVVDTEDVTLICTKDKAQEVKRLLKELRTQKLEQYL
- a CDS encoding glycosyltransferase, which produces MKKVLIPFIPQSMRKRLKKKVIDRAFSLEKLDIRSTSVQHLNITGINLIGYARAEMGIGESCRIAAKCISTTSIPFDIINFKGTNTARMTDMSWRHKEVEAPQYNVNIFHVNAEQMVEVYTHFGQSLFEKRYNIGYWHWELPEFPDEWLDGFKFVNEVWVPTSFVAESVSAKSNVPVSIIPHGIEVKIENPRNRSYFQLPERSFLFLTMYDMNSFQERKNPIASIEAFKKAFQPDDSSVGLIVKVNNAGSNKEDMKQLLALVTGYVNIYILKETFSRNDTNALIQCADSYISLHRSEGFGLGLAEAMYLGKPAIGTNWSANTDFMNEENSCPVRYRLKKIGKDYGPYTAEQIWADPDIEHAGEYMVKLVNDSGFYDRISMNGMHSIKTDFSPQAVGTKVEKRLKEISDQLGGRL